A genomic region of Mycobacterium senriense contains the following coding sequences:
- a CDS encoding GNAT family N-acetyltransferase, translating to MAGLEIRRSPLVYLRPARPSDGPALLRMHERCSPATRYSRWLAPSSIFPRVYLRAALAGGDEHIAIVAVRGGRPAIVIGLASAALTSEGQRELGLLVEDHYQGQGIGRRMLDSLVDLIGPDEDLCVSALGENHWLLGKLSRFGTVEAHLDNGIIDARVIRAPR from the coding sequence GTGGCAGGACTGGAGATCCGTCGATCGCCGTTGGTCTATCTCCGACCGGCCAGGCCCAGCGACGGGCCGGCTTTGCTTCGCATGCACGAGCGGTGCAGCCCCGCGACGCGTTATTCCAGATGGTTGGCGCCGAGCTCGATCTTCCCGCGGGTGTATTTGCGGGCCGCACTCGCCGGCGGCGACGAACACATCGCGATAGTGGCAGTGCGCGGTGGCCGGCCAGCGATTGTCATCGGATTGGCCAGTGCCGCACTAACTTCAGAGGGTCAGCGCGAACTGGGGCTCCTAGTAGAGGATCACTACCAGGGGCAAGGCATCGGCAGACGGATGCTTGACTCGCTGGTCGATCTGATCGGACCAGACGAAGATCTGTGTGTATCAGCACTGGGCGAGAATCACTGGCTGCTTGGCAAGCTGTCGCGATTCGGCACGGTAGAGGCCCACCTTGACAACGGGATCATCGATGCGCGCGTGATCCGAGCACCACGTTGA
- a CDS encoding thioesterase family protein has protein sequence MTYEYAISPEWLTTTGRPYRGRCRISVYPIVETKESRYSDMDVNGHLNHLALEALHEDARARINQQYVPGAYDPADRALRLVTSQNVVHFLAEVHWPATVEVGIGIGGIGRTSVVVSSGIFHEDRCVSVCDMTLVLVGDCGPVAFPEDNREVMRKLQLRCA, from the coding sequence ATGACGTATGAATATGCCATTTCCCCCGAATGGCTAACAACCACGGGCCGGCCATACCGGGGCCGGTGCCGGATCAGCGTCTATCCAATCGTCGAGACCAAGGAGTCCCGCTACAGCGACATGGATGTGAACGGCCACCTCAACCATTTGGCGTTGGAGGCGCTACACGAAGACGCGCGGGCGCGCATCAACCAGCAGTATGTCCCTGGCGCTTACGACCCGGCTGATCGCGCCCTTAGGTTGGTGACATCCCAAAACGTCGTGCACTTCCTGGCTGAGGTGCATTGGCCCGCAACGGTCGAGGTCGGCATCGGAATTGGTGGCATCGGCCGTACCTCGGTCGTCGTATCGTCCGGAATTTTCCACGAAGACAGATGCGTCAGCGTCTGTGACATGACCCTCGTCCTGGTCGGAGATTGCGGCCCGGTCGCCTTTCCCGAAGACAACCGGGAAGTGATGCGCAAGTTGCAGCTGCGCTGCGCATGA
- a CDS encoding isocitrate lyase/PEP mutase family protein has product MTQAEYYEQFLALHHQPEAFVMPNAWDGLSALILKHAGFAALGTSSAALAAALGRRDGCHAVTAAEHLAHAELLIEVGRLPVNGDFEDGYGATPDDVAATVRAAIDSGLAGTGVEDTSGDPARPIRDFDDAVARVRAAARAGRGRIVLTGRTDNFLHRRNDLDDTIRRLTAFAEVGADVLYAPYPPDMAAVTAIVRAVAPKPVNVVVGTKSETPTVGQLSAAGVKRISTGAALYNHAAAAVQAAAAALAQGDLASATTGIPMRDVAALLFED; this is encoded by the coding sequence ATGACGCAAGCCGAATACTACGAACAGTTCCTAGCCCTGCATCACCAGCCCGAAGCGTTCGTGATGCCGAACGCGTGGGACGGGCTGTCGGCACTGATCCTCAAGCACGCAGGTTTTGCCGCACTGGGCACCTCGTCGGCGGCTCTGGCCGCGGCACTGGGCCGCCGCGACGGGTGTCATGCCGTTACCGCCGCCGAACATCTGGCGCACGCCGAGTTGCTCATCGAAGTCGGCCGCCTGCCCGTCAACGGCGACTTCGAGGACGGTTACGGTGCAACGCCTGACGATGTTGCTGCGACGGTGCGCGCCGCCATCGATAGCGGGTTGGCCGGGACCGGCGTGGAGGACACCTCCGGGGATCCCGCTCGTCCAATCCGTGATTTCGACGACGCAGTCGCGCGGGTCCGGGCCGCCGCGCGAGCGGGTCGCGGCCGCATCGTGCTCACCGGGCGCACCGACAATTTCTTGCATCGTCGCAACGATCTTGACGACACGATCCGTCGTCTCACGGCATTCGCGGAGGTCGGTGCCGACGTCCTTTACGCTCCTTACCCGCCGGACATGGCGGCGGTCACGGCGATCGTGCGAGCGGTCGCTCCGAAACCGGTCAACGTCGTGGTCGGGACAAAGTCGGAGACGCCCACGGTGGGACAGCTGTCGGCGGCCGGAGTCAAGCGCATCAGCACCGGGGCGGCGCTGTACAACCACGCTGCCGCGGCAGTGCAGGCCGCGGCAGCGGCACTGGCCCAGGGCGACCTTGCGAGCGCGACGACCGGCATACCGATGCGAGACGTCGCCGCCCTACTTTTCGAGGACTAG
- a CDS encoding YbhB/YbcL family Raf kinase inhibitor-like protein has protein sequence MIERLGRMLRGVRAGGHRSPLAGGAFAAPATITVTSTAFADGEAMPASSAGKGVGDNTSPPLRWSGPPLGTRQLALLIDDVDVPFPRPLVHTAAVIEPTVDGVAAGALQPGCAGIRFLRADLGHHGYAGPRPIPGHGPHHYRFHVFALDAALPDTVTTAKGLLAAMRGHVLARGTLTGTYER, from the coding sequence ATGATCGAGCGGCTGGGCCGAATGCTCCGCGGCGTGCGCGCGGGCGGCCACCGAAGTCCGCTCGCCGGTGGCGCATTCGCCGCACCCGCCACCATCACGGTCACCAGCACCGCGTTCGCCGACGGCGAAGCCATGCCGGCGTCCAGCGCGGGCAAGGGCGTGGGTGACAACACGTCACCGCCGCTGCGTTGGTCGGGGCCACCGCTCGGCACGCGTCAGCTGGCGCTCCTCATCGACGACGTCGACGTGCCGTTCCCCCGCCCGCTGGTGCACACCGCCGCGGTAATCGAACCGACCGTCGACGGCGTGGCGGCGGGGGCACTGCAACCGGGATGCGCGGGAATCCGCTTCCTGCGGGCCGACCTCGGTCACCACGGCTACGCCGGCCCACGACCGATTCCCGGCCACGGGCCACATCACTACCGTTTCCACGTGTTCGCGCTCGACGCCGCCCTCCCGGACACGGTGACCACCGCCAAGGGGCTGTTGGCCGCGATGCGCGGGCACGTGCTCGCGCGGGGCACGCTGACCGGAACCTACGAGCGCTAG
- a CDS encoding 3-isopropylmalate dehydratase, protein MTLRFSGKVWVFGDNLNTDAMYPAFAMKMEPAEAARHVFYEVRPGWTDEVSPGDIVLAGKNFGLGSSRPVAALFVELGVAGLVAEEFNSLFFRNAVNSGLPAITVPDATAAFNDGDTGTFDLADGSWRNDTTGASGTIAKLPDLILDIIESGGVLPRLARQGYLPSELGDLLRSPAVAMRGAGSGA, encoded by the coding sequence ATGACGCTGCGTTTCAGCGGCAAAGTCTGGGTGTTCGGCGACAACCTGAACACCGACGCAATGTATCCGGCGTTCGCCATGAAGATGGAACCCGCCGAGGCCGCCAGGCACGTCTTCTACGAGGTGCGGCCGGGCTGGACCGACGAGGTGTCGCCGGGCGATATCGTGTTGGCAGGCAAGAACTTCGGGCTCGGCTCCTCGCGGCCCGTGGCGGCGTTGTTCGTCGAGCTCGGCGTCGCCGGTTTGGTCGCCGAGGAATTCAACTCGCTGTTCTTTCGCAACGCCGTGAACTCCGGGCTGCCGGCGATCACCGTCCCCGATGCCACCGCGGCGTTCAACGACGGCGACACCGGGACGTTCGACCTGGCCGACGGCAGCTGGCGCAACGACACCACCGGCGCCTCGGGCACCATCGCGAAGCTGCCCGACCTGATTCTCGACATCATCGAGAGCGGCGGCGTGCTGCCGCGGCTTGCCCGGCAGGGCTACCTGCCCAGCGAATTGGGCGACCTGCTGCGCTCACCCGCGGTGGCCATGCGCGGCGCGGGCAGCGGGGCATGA
- a CDS encoding 3-isopropylmalate dehydratase large subunit yields the protein MGMTIIEKIFARKAGLDSVAPGDTVVVDVDMTVLIDLQFATMWIQPNRIHDPDKLAVIMDHAVPAPTIKDAEGGRHARKFVADFGIERFYDVGRHGICHQVIAENGLARPGEVLACTDSHTCAAGAYNTAARGLGPAEIYSIMCTGSTWFQVAPTIRYEFHGAKPDVVSGKDIFLHIANEYGDAPNRNLEFGGGGLAGIPMHDRRTIATQGAEVSADFSTFEPDDVLASFLDERGATGFDAVTPDSDATYQDIRRIDLAALEPYVARPGTVSRNGSPVSQLGKQKIDQAFIGSCANGQLEDLQIAAQLLRGKTVAPGVRLLVTPASQAVYREAMRRGYLQDLADAGAVVTNSTCGACFGYHMGVVGPGEVCITASTRNFTGRMGSTEAEIYMASPATVAASAVTGYISDPRSVIA from the coding sequence ATGGGCATGACCATCATCGAAAAGATCTTCGCGCGCAAGGCCGGGCTGGACTCGGTGGCACCGGGTGACACGGTCGTGGTCGACGTCGACATGACCGTGCTGATCGACCTGCAGTTCGCCACCATGTGGATACAGCCCAACAGGATTCACGACCCCGACAAGCTCGCGGTGATCATGGATCACGCCGTGCCCGCCCCGACGATCAAGGATGCCGAGGGCGGCCGCCACGCCCGCAAGTTCGTCGCGGACTTCGGCATCGAGCGCTTCTACGACGTCGGCCGGCATGGCATCTGCCATCAGGTGATCGCTGAGAATGGGCTGGCCCGCCCGGGAGAAGTGCTGGCGTGCACCGACTCTCACACCTGCGCGGCGGGCGCATACAACACCGCGGCGCGCGGGCTGGGGCCCGCCGAGATCTATTCCATCATGTGCACCGGTTCCACCTGGTTCCAGGTCGCGCCGACGATCCGCTACGAATTCCACGGCGCCAAACCGGACGTGGTGAGCGGCAAGGACATTTTCCTGCACATCGCCAACGAATACGGCGATGCGCCGAATCGGAACCTCGAGTTCGGCGGGGGCGGCCTCGCCGGCATCCCGATGCACGATCGGCGGACCATCGCGACCCAGGGCGCCGAGGTGTCGGCCGACTTCAGCACATTCGAGCCCGACGACGTGTTGGCGTCGTTTCTCGACGAACGCGGGGCCACCGGATTCGACGCCGTCACACCGGATTCCGACGCCACCTACCAGGACATCCGGCGCATCGACCTCGCGGCGCTGGAACCCTATGTGGCACGGCCGGGCACCGTCAGCCGCAATGGTTCTCCGGTATCGCAATTGGGCAAACAGAAGATCGACCAGGCCTTCATCGGCTCCTGCGCCAACGGGCAACTCGAGGACCTGCAGATCGCCGCGCAGTTGTTGCGCGGCAAGACCGTCGCACCGGGCGTGCGACTGCTGGTGACGCCCGCCTCGCAGGCCGTGTACCGCGAGGCCATGCGGCGTGGCTACCTTCAGGATCTCGCCGACGCCGGCGCCGTCGTCACCAACTCCACCTGCGGAGCCTGTTTCGGCTACCACATGGGCGTGGTGGGCCCCGGCGAGGTGTGCATCACGGCCAGCACCCGCAACTTCACCGGGCGTATGGGCAGCACCGAGGCCGAAATCTACATGGCCTCCCCGGCCACCGTCGCCGCGTCCGCGGTCACCGGCTACATCAGCGACCCGAGGAGCGTGATCGCATGA
- a CDS encoding isocitrate lyase/PEP mutase family protein: protein MATTTPARSRLKALLDKRELIVAPGVFDGISAHLTRRTGHVAAYMTGAGVAASGFGLPDIGLVTATEMADRVAMITGALGDVPLIADADTGYGGPMNVVRTVRSYDAAGVAAIQLEDQVFPKRCGHLPDKQVVDAAVFEQTLAAALDARADDNLLVVARTDARAPLGLDAAIERANRYAQAGADIIFVEAPQDVGEIERIAHEVDAPLLINLVLGGLTPLQSAARLQELGYAIAIHPSNLLMQTTFAMLQSLCELNGTDLAAQLPTSPADFFNLVGMSEWRALDDKYAHTEDRTWA from the coding sequence ATGGCAACAACAACTCCGGCCCGCTCTCGGCTCAAAGCATTGCTGGACAAACGCGAACTCATCGTCGCGCCAGGCGTTTTCGACGGCATCTCCGCGCATCTGACCAGACGCACCGGGCACGTCGCCGCCTATATGACGGGCGCCGGCGTGGCGGCGTCGGGCTTTGGCTTGCCCGACATCGGCCTGGTCACCGCGACCGAGATGGCCGACCGGGTCGCGATGATCACCGGCGCCCTCGGCGACGTCCCACTCATCGCCGACGCCGACACCGGGTACGGCGGACCGATGAACGTGGTGCGCACGGTTCGTTCCTACGATGCGGCCGGGGTGGCCGCAATCCAGCTGGAGGACCAGGTGTTCCCCAAGCGTTGCGGCCACCTGCCGGACAAGCAGGTCGTCGACGCGGCGGTGTTCGAACAGACGCTGGCGGCCGCACTGGACGCCAGAGCCGATGACAACCTGCTGGTGGTGGCCCGCACCGACGCCCGCGCACCACTCGGTCTGGATGCGGCGATCGAGCGCGCCAACCGGTACGCGCAAGCGGGCGCGGACATCATCTTCGTGGAGGCGCCGCAGGACGTCGGCGAAATCGAGCGCATCGCACACGAAGTCGACGCTCCCCTGCTGATCAACCTGGTGCTCGGCGGCCTGACCCCGCTGCAGTCGGCGGCACGACTGCAGGAATTGGGTTACGCGATCGCCATCCACCCCAGCAATTTGCTGATGCAGACGACGTTCGCCATGCTGCAGAGCCTGTGCGAACTCAACGGTACCGACCTTGCCGCCCAGCTGCCCACCTCCCCGGCTGACTTCTTCAACCTGGTGGGCATGTCGGAATGGCGGGCGCTCGACGACAAGTACGCACACACCGAGGACCGCACATGGGCATGA
- a CDS encoding MmgE/PrpD family protein, whose amino-acid sequence MTAVQQGAATDPTGPTGRLATWVAGLTLDDVPAAVVDRAKHLLLDGIGCALVEAQLPWSRVATDAVLGLEGPGDCAVIGTGLRTSAPAAAVLNGTFIQGFELDDFHPLAPLHSCSLLIPALLSTASTRPAPTGGSELLLAAIAGFEVGPRVGYTLHGTQMLDRGWHSGPVFGTHSAAMASGKLRGLPPAQLEDALGLAATQSAGLMAAQYEAMSKRMHHGLAARNGFYAAGLAAAGYTGIKRVFEREYGGFLSVFGEGHDPDAAPLTGELGHRWETSLIMVKSYAAMGGLHGAIDAARQLRNSVAPEDISSVDITVGETVYKHGWWPPERPLTPIGAQMNIGYATAAALLDGDVLPEQFTPARLDSDDIWSLIASTTVHLDESLAGAGIAERFRTDVAVTTRDGTVHRARVALPHGAPDDPVTNDELVAKFHALADRVTNHGRAAAIERAVIGLDDLTDINNLIDLLAGPVAGALD is encoded by the coding sequence ATGACCGCGGTGCAGCAGGGGGCCGCCACCGATCCGACCGGGCCGACCGGGCGCCTTGCCACCTGGGTCGCCGGGCTCACGCTCGACGATGTCCCCGCTGCCGTCGTCGATCGCGCCAAACACCTGCTGCTCGACGGCATCGGCTGCGCCCTGGTGGAGGCCCAATTGCCGTGGTCACGCGTCGCCACCGACGCCGTGCTGGGCTTGGAGGGCCCCGGCGACTGCGCCGTCATCGGGACCGGCCTGCGGACCAGTGCGCCCGCGGCCGCGGTGCTCAACGGCACGTTCATCCAGGGCTTCGAACTCGACGACTTCCACCCGCTGGCCCCGCTGCACAGCTGCTCGCTGCTCATCCCGGCGCTGCTGTCGACGGCGTCGACACGTCCGGCGCCGACCGGCGGCTCCGAACTGCTGCTCGCGGCCATCGCCGGGTTCGAGGTCGGGCCCCGCGTGGGCTACACCCTGCACGGCACCCAAATGCTGGACCGCGGATGGCATTCGGGCCCGGTCTTCGGCACCCATTCGGCGGCGATGGCGTCCGGCAAGCTGCGCGGACTGCCGCCGGCGCAGCTGGAAGACGCGCTGGGCCTGGCCGCAACCCAATCGGCGGGTCTGATGGCCGCGCAGTACGAAGCGATGAGCAAGCGCATGCACCACGGCCTGGCGGCGCGCAACGGCTTCTACGCGGCGGGTCTGGCGGCCGCCGGTTACACCGGGATCAAGCGCGTGTTCGAACGTGAATATGGCGGCTTCCTCAGCGTTTTCGGCGAGGGGCACGATCCGGATGCCGCACCGCTGACCGGCGAACTCGGCCACCGCTGGGAGACCTCCCTCATCATGGTCAAGTCCTATGCCGCGATGGGTGGGCTGCACGGTGCCATCGACGCCGCCCGACAGTTACGGAATTCGGTCGCACCCGAAGACATCTCGTCGGTCGACATCACCGTCGGAGAGACCGTGTACAAGCATGGTTGGTGGCCGCCGGAGCGCCCGCTCACCCCGATCGGGGCACAGATGAACATCGGGTACGCCACCGCGGCCGCGTTGCTCGACGGCGACGTGTTGCCCGAGCAGTTCACCCCGGCCCGGCTCGATTCCGACGACATCTGGTCACTGATCGCGTCCACCACGGTGCATCTCGACGAATCACTGGCCGGCGCCGGCATCGCCGAGAGATTCCGCACCGACGTCGCGGTGACCACCCGGGACGGAACCGTGCACCGCGCGCGAGTCGCCCTGCCGCACGGCGCACCCGACGATCCGGTCACCAACGACGAATTGGTGGCCAAGTTCCACGCGCTGGCCGACCGGGTCACCAATCACGGCCGCGCCGCGGCAATCGAGCGGGCGGTGATCGGGCTCGACGACCTGACCGACATCAACAACCTGATCGACCTGCTCGCCGGCCCCGTCGCGGGCGCACTGGACTGA
- a CDS encoding GntR family transcriptional regulator — translation MSTVQQRSEKAGPVSVTAGVPLHRQLYLVLHDEIDRGVIAPGEALPTEQTLCDQFGVSRITVRRALADLAEQGYIERRHGIGSFVRQHDPADVPTGRSYLQELRQTQFETEVEVVELGTRSPTRVVAESLGSTGELLHVVRVRRQRRTGEPLLVTDAWLPLELAPVLTEAALRRAPLYELLSDGGITMNRVRHEITAEIAGPRNAHLLDMPIGAALLRVNRLVYAADAPHHYLSALLSPSRSRVLLTQAADELETGDGLRIAHDVGGRSG, via the coding sequence TTGAGCACCGTGCAGCAGCGCAGCGAGAAGGCCGGGCCGGTGTCCGTCACCGCCGGTGTGCCGTTGCACCGGCAGCTGTACTTGGTGCTGCACGACGAGATCGACCGCGGGGTGATCGCCCCCGGCGAGGCGCTGCCCACCGAGCAGACCCTGTGCGATCAGTTCGGGGTCTCTCGCATCACCGTGCGGCGCGCGCTGGCCGACCTCGCCGAACAGGGTTACATCGAACGCCGGCATGGCATCGGTTCGTTTGTGCGCCAACATGATCCGGCCGATGTGCCGACCGGGCGCTCGTATCTGCAAGAACTGCGCCAGACCCAATTCGAGACCGAGGTCGAGGTGGTCGAACTTGGCACGCGGTCGCCCACCCGGGTCGTCGCCGAAAGCCTCGGGAGCACCGGCGAGTTGCTGCACGTCGTGCGGGTGCGACGACAGCGCAGGACCGGCGAGCCGCTATTGGTGACCGACGCCTGGCTGCCGCTGGAACTGGCCCCGGTGCTGACGGAGGCCGCGTTGCGGCGCGCACCCCTCTACGAGCTGTTGTCCGACGGCGGCATCACCATGAACCGGGTGCGGCACGAGATCACGGCCGAAATCGCGGGCCCGCGCAACGCGCATCTGCTCGACATGCCGATCGGCGCGGCCCTGTTGCGGGTCAACCGGCTCGTCTATGCGGCCGACGCACCGCATCACTATCTCTCGGCCCTGCTATCGCCGAGCCGAAGTCGCGTGCTGCTCACCCAGGCGGCCGACGAGTTGGAGACCGGCGACGGTCTGAGAATCGCCCACGACGTCGGCGGGCGGAGCGGCTAG
- a CDS encoding ribokinase: MAGVCVVGSVNLDLSLGVDALPRPGETVLASSLTQAPGGKGGNQAVAAARAGAQVQFVGAVGDDAAAEQLRAHLEANGVGLDGAVEIPGPSGTAIVVVDANAENTIVVAPGANGRFTLTDDRARGVVADCDVMLTQLEIPVDTAVAAAQHARSAGAIVVVNASPAGQDPRSLGELAAAADVVITNEDEADEWPWRPEHLVITLGAHGARYVGTDGQYTVPAPTVDPVDTTGAGDVFAGVLAANWPSNPGSRDQRRLALQRACAAGALATLVAGAGDCAPDVGAIDKAVRDAS, from the coding sequence ATGGCTGGGGTTTGTGTAGTGGGCAGCGTGAATCTCGATCTGTCGTTGGGTGTCGACGCCCTTCCGCGGCCTGGCGAAACGGTTTTGGCGTCGTCGTTGACCCAGGCGCCCGGCGGCAAGGGCGGCAATCAGGCGGTGGCGGCAGCGCGCGCGGGCGCGCAGGTGCAGTTCGTCGGCGCGGTGGGCGATGACGCGGCCGCCGAACAATTGCGCGCACACCTGGAGGCCAACGGGGTCGGACTGGACGGAGCCGTCGAGATTCCAGGCCCCAGCGGCACGGCCATCGTGGTGGTCGACGCGAACGCCGAGAACACCATCGTCGTCGCGCCGGGCGCCAACGGTCGTTTCACGCTGACCGACGACCGTGCGCGCGGGGTCGTCGCGGACTGCGATGTGATGTTGACCCAGCTGGAGATTCCGGTGGACACGGCTGTCGCGGCGGCGCAACACGCGCGTTCGGCGGGGGCGATCGTCGTCGTGAATGCCTCGCCGGCCGGGCAGGACCCCCGCTCGTTGGGCGAATTGGCGGCCGCGGCGGACGTGGTGATCACCAACGAAGACGAAGCCGACGAATGGCCTTGGCGCCCAGAGCATTTAGTGATCACACTGGGCGCGCACGGCGCCCGCTACGTGGGCACGGACGGCCAGTACACCGTGCCGGCCCCGACAGTGGATCCGGTGGACACCACCGGGGCCGGCGACGTGTTCGCCGGCGTGCTGGCCGCGAATTGGCCGTCCAATCCGGGCTCGCGGGATCAGCGGCGGCTCGCGTTGCAGCGTGCGTGCGCGGCGGGTGCGCTGGCGACGTTGGTCGCCGGCGCCGGCGATTGCGCACCCGACGTCGGTGCAATAGACAAGGCGGTCCGCGACGCGTCCTAG
- a CDS encoding adenylate/guanylate cyclase domain-containing protein: MTTSELTDAEPQIDPGPAQPATKRPRQRALARFRFGIQSKILITMLLSSILGVAVIGAIGAASGRNALRQVESERLIEMRESQKRAVQALFREVSNSLIVYSGGFSVNEATTALTADFAQLNNATITPDQQQSLVNYYDNDMIKPIKQITGDTIDIRAVLPSSNAQKYVQAHYTAAPRANPDALPVQDAGDGSAWSAANARFDFYMRGIVTRFDYRDALLLDMQGNVVYSVLKGPDLGTNILTGPYRESKLREAYQKALASNDVDFVWITDFQQYQPALDTPTAWVVSPVGMNGKFEGVMALPVPVAKINKIMTADKHWDAAGMGPATETYLAGPDDLMRSDSRDFIEDPKAYRRSAIDAGTPPDVVDRAIRLGTTTLVQPVDTAGLRAAQRGETGVVSATDYLGNRELEAYAPLNIANSDLHWSILATRDNSDAFARLGRFSKTLVIAVAAMIFAICVASMFVAQAAVRPVRRLEEGTRKISSGDYEMNIPVRRRDEIGDLTAAFNEMSRSLAIKEELLDEQRRENDRLLLALMPESVLQRYRDGEETIAQKHQDVAIIYADIVGLDEISSDVPEDDLVATIDDLFRQFDSAAESLGVERIRTFHNGYLASCGMVTPRLDSIHRAVDFALEVGRIIDRFNGQSVHQLGLRVGVNTGNVVSGLVGRSSLVYDMWGGAVSLAYQMHSGAPQPGIYVSSQVYEAMRDVRQFTPAGTISVGGADQVIYRLQER; encoded by the coding sequence TTGACCACGAGCGAGTTAACAGACGCTGAACCCCAAATCGATCCCGGCCCGGCTCAACCGGCCACCAAGCGTCCGCGCCAGCGTGCCCTGGCCCGGTTCCGGTTCGGCATCCAGTCCAAGATCCTGATCACGATGCTCCTGTCGAGCATCCTGGGCGTGGCGGTGATCGGCGCCATCGGGGCGGCGTCCGGGCGCAACGCCTTGCGGCAGGTCGAGTCCGAACGCCTGATCGAGATGCGTGAATCCCAGAAGCGTGCCGTTCAGGCGTTGTTTCGTGAGGTGTCGAATTCGCTGATCGTCTACAGCGGCGGCTTCAGCGTCAACGAGGCGACGACGGCCCTCACGGCGGACTTCGCCCAACTGAACAACGCGACGATCACGCCGGACCAACAGCAGTCGCTGGTCAATTACTACGACAACGACATGATCAAACCGATCAAGCAAATCACCGGGGACACCATCGATATTCGGGCTGTCCTGCCAAGTTCCAACGCGCAGAAGTACGTTCAGGCGCATTACACCGCTGCGCCCCGGGCGAACCCCGACGCGCTCCCCGTCCAGGACGCCGGCGACGGCAGCGCCTGGTCGGCCGCCAACGCGCGCTTCGACTTCTACATGCGCGGCATCGTCACCCGCTTCGACTATCGGGATGCGCTGCTGTTGGACATGCAGGGCAATGTCGTCTACAGCGTGCTGAAGGGTCCCGATCTCGGGACCAACATCCTGACCGGCCCGTACCGAGAGTCGAAGCTGCGGGAGGCGTACCAGAAAGCCTTGGCCTCCAACGACGTCGACTTCGTCTGGATCACCGATTTCCAGCAGTACCAGCCGGCACTCGACACCCCCACGGCCTGGGTGGTGTCACCTGTCGGCATGAACGGCAAGTTCGAAGGCGTGATGGCGCTGCCGGTTCCGGTCGCGAAGATCAACAAGATCATGACCGCCGACAAGCACTGGGACGCCGCCGGGATGGGGCCCGCGACCGAAACGTATCTGGCGGGCCCCGACGACCTGATGCGTTCCGATTCGCGAGATTTCATCGAGGACCCGAAGGCATACCGCCGCTCGGCGATCGATGCGGGCACGCCGCCCGACGTGGTGGACCGGGCGATCCGGTTGGGTACCACCACCCTGGTGCAGCCGGTTGACACCGCGGGTCTTCGCGCCGCCCAACGCGGCGAGACAGGAGTGGTCAGCGCCACCGATTACCTGGGCAACAGGGAGCTGGAAGCCTATGCCCCGCTGAACATCGCCAACTCCGATCTGCACTGGTCGATTCTCGCGACGCGGGACAACTCCGACGCGTTCGCCCGGCTTGGCAGGTTCAGCAAGACGCTGGTGATCGCGGTCGCTGCAATGATCTTCGCCATCTGTGTGGCCTCGATGTTCGTCGCGCAGGCCGCGGTGCGTCCGGTCCGGCGCCTCGAAGAGGGCACCCGAAAGATCAGCTCCGGCGACTACGAGATGAACATCCCGGTCCGACGGCGTGATGAGATCGGCGATCTCACGGCGGCTTTCAACGAGATGAGCCGCAGTCTGGCGATCAAGGAGGAGCTGCTCGACGAGCAGCGCCGGGAAAACGACCGCCTGTTGCTGGCGCTGATGCCCGAGTCGGTGCTGCAACGCTATCGCGACGGCGAGGAGACCATCGCCCAGAAACATCAGGACGTCGCCATCATCTATGCCGACATCGTCGGCCTGGACGAGATCTCCAGCGACGTGCCGGAGGACGATTTGGTCGCCACCATCGACGATCTCTTCCGGCAATTCGATTCCGCCGCCGAATCCCTTGGCGTCGAACGGATCCGCACCTTCCACAACGGTTATCTCGCCAGCTGCGGGATGGTCACCCCCCGGCTGGACAGCATTCACCGTGCCGTCGACTTCGCCCTCGAGGTCGGTCGCATCATCGATCGATTCAACGGCCAATCGGTGCACCAGCTGGGCCTACGAGTCGGCGTCAACACGGGCAACGTGGTGAGCGGGCTGGTCGGCCGCTCCAGCCTGGTTTATGACATGTGGGGCGGCGCCGTCAGCCTGGCCTACCAAATGCACAGTGGCGCACCGCAACCGGGAATCTACGTCAGTTCGCAAGTGTACGAGGCGATGCGGGACGTTCGGCAGTTCACGCCGGCGGGCACCATCTCCGTTGGCGGCGCCGACCAGGTCATCTACCGGTTGCAGGAGCGCTGA